The genomic interval TGATGGTAAAATTCTTGGATATGTCACATCTCCGGGCTCAGCATTAGCCAAAGAATTTAATTCCACCCCAAATCTTGAAATTGAGGGAGTGTTCAGGGTTTTTAATATTCAAAAAGGAAAATTACAAAGAGATTCCAAAGATCAGTTATTAGGAGAACTTAAAAGAATCCATAATAAAGGTTGGATAAAATCAAAACGACTGGGATCTGATAAAGGAATCCTACCTTGCGAATCTTCAAATTGCGGAGGATATACCTTAGAGGCAGAGCTTGGCATTACACCTAATGGATATTCCGAACCTGATTTCCTTGGCTGGGAAGTCAAACAATTTGGTGTGGCTAATTTTTCAAGTTTAAAAAATGCTGTCATAACATTAATGACACCTGAGCCAACAAGTGGTTTTTATGTTAGCCAGGGTGTTGAGGCTTTTATCAGAAAATTCGGATACATTGACAAAAGAGGCAGGGAAGATCGTATGAATTTTGGCGGAATCTATAAAGCTGGAAAATTTCATCCCGCAACAAAATTGACTTTAAATGTACGGGGATTCAATGCAGAAACCGGAATCATGACTGATCCAACCGGAAGCATTGCCTTAATTACAGAAAATGAAGTCGAAGCTGCCACATGGTCATTCTCATCATTATTGAAACATTGGAACAAAAAACATGCAAAAGCTTCCTATGTTCCTTCAAGAACTCAAAAAGAACCGGCAAGAAGTTATTCTTACGGTGGCCAGATTATTTTGGGTACCGGAACTGATTTTACACTATTCTTGAAGCAAATGGCATTAGGAAATATTTATTATGATCCGGGAATCAAACTTGAAAATATGTCCACAAAACCAAAAACCAAAAGGAGAAGTCAGTTCAGGATCAAATCCTTGTATCTTCCTGAACTTTATAGAATCAATGAAATTGTTGATTTAATAAAGGAATAAGCTTGTACAATAAATTTATTATATTAAACATTGTTTTTATATAAAATCTGACGATATTCGTGCCGTTTTAACAGATTTTGATGGCTAGGAGAAAGGAGAAACCCACTTATTCAGGAATTAAAAAACAGCTTCAAATCACCTCAGGAAAGGTATTTGATTTAGGATTAGATTCTTTTACTCATTATCTTCATAACCAGACCCATGGAGGTTCTGATTGCTTTAAGGAAAAGGCAGAGAAATACCTATCCAAACGATTTGATATACTCTCACTCACAGAAGAACCTGACTTTCAGTATTTAATACCATTTCATTGGGATGTGCCCTTTCCTCCTTTATCAAATCCTAAATTTTCATTTATAGATCTTTTTGCCGGAATTGGAGGGTTTCGTATCGCATTTACAAAAGCAGGAGGCAAATGTGTTTTTACTTCCGAATGGGATACAAACTCACAAAAGACCTATGAGGCAAATTTCGGAGAAGTCCCTTTCGGAGATATAACACAGATCCTGGAAAAAGACATTCCTGATCACGACATACTACTTGGCGGATTTCCCTGTCAGCCATTTTCAATTGCAGGAGTATCAAAGAAAAACAGCCTTGGAAAAAAACATGGTTTTGCTGACGAAACTCAGGGCACTTTATTTTATGATATTGTTCGCATCCTTAAAGCAAGACGTCCAAAAGCATTCCTTCTTGAAAATGTGAAGAATCTGAAATCACATGACAAAGGGAGAACCTATAAAATCATAATTGAAGCTCTCAAAGAACTTAATTACATCGTCTTCGATCAGATAATTGATGCTAAACACTATGTTCCACAGCACAGGGAACGGATTTTTATTGCAGGATTTAACAAAGACTTTTTTGATGATTCAATTATTTTCAAATTCCCTGAACCACCGGAACAAGCATTAAAAATTCGGGACATACTTGAAAAGAAACCAGATCCTAAATATACATTGACAGATAATCTATGGAAGTATTTACAGAATTACGCCATAAAACATAAAGCTCAGGGAAATGGCTTTGGTTTCGGACTTGTAGATTTAGATGGTATTACCAGAACTCTAAGTGCCCGTTATTACAAAGACGGATCAGAAATTTTAATTCCACAAGGGAAAGGAAAAAATCCCCGTAGACTTACTCCGGAAGAATGCAAAAATTTGATGGGTTATCCGGACAATTTTATTATTCGTAAAATAGGGGTTTCCGATACTCAGCTTTACAGACAATTTGGAAATTCGGTTGCTGTTCCTGTAGTTTCTGCGGTTGCAAAAAAGATGATTGCTTTTATCAATCAAAATATGAATACAACCAAACAATCGAGTGTAAAATATTCTATTCCAACATTATGAATGCTTTAAATTTCAACTCTATAATTCTAAAAAGCTCTCAAAGCCTATTCTTTTCTATATTTCTTACAAAATACAATCAGGATTGACTTTCCAAAAGCAATGGAATTAAATCAGATAGACTCATTAACCATTGTTGTTAATTATGTGTATATGTTTCTTCTAATTGTCTCGGCAATACAAGTAGAAGACTGTTAGCTCTCATTTCGTTTGTCGGGTTCCCACTGATGGAAGGATGAAGTGTAAACAAGTGCTTATCACTTATCCTTCTTGCTTCCGTAAGTAATTGCCTCCATTTGTCATTACACGCTGATTTTACTCCCTGTATAGTTAGAATAATTATAGAAAATACAGAATCATGAATGTATGCTAACTTCAATATCGCTTTCAAAGATCATCATGCTTTTTATTTGAACCCTTATACTTTTCGACAGGGTAATTTAGTTCATTAATTTTTAATTTATCAAAAATAATTTCTTTGATATCAAATCCATAAGTGTCTGCTAGCAAAAATGCGTTGTAAAACACATCTGCAAGTTCAATTTTTATTTTTTCAATATCTGCTTCCTCTACGCTTTTCCATAAAAACACTTCAAGCAATTCAGAAGATTCAACATTTAAACTTATAGCAAGATTCTTTGCATCGTGAAATTGCTCCCAATCTCTTTCATCACGAAAGCTTTTAATTCTTGTAATGATTTCATTTATTTCCGATTTCATCCTCTATAAATTTTATTATTATGCCAATCAATATATTGTCCATTTGGCTTGTCTATCTCTCTGTTTGGAAGAAATAATAATTCTTTTCCATGATATTGGTAGTATTCTTTTCCATTTTGAAATTCCTCCTTAATTCGCGAACTTATTTCAACTTTATGCTCATTTGTAATAGTCAAATATCCCCCATCAAAAAGTTTATGCATATCAGATCTTAACAAAATACCATTTGAAATAAAATGTGGCCCAGACTCTGCGTATGGCTTTATATGAGCTGCTTCCAAAACAGGTAACGTTTTTTCTCCCGTTATTGAACACCTTCTTGAATACGCATCAGTAACCAGAACCCGGAAAGCACCTTGTCCAAGCCTCACTTTTGTTAAAACAGAATTTCCATAAGCAGGAGTTGACGATTCTTCCAGTAAAAATTGACTTTTACCCTCATCAACAGGGTTTATGTATAAATATTTTTCCAACAATTTTTCGACTCTTGCCCAAATGTTTTTTCCTACAATATCATTAGTGTCATATGATTTCCCTTGAACTATACTTTTTCCCCAATCAACTGGTGTTTCAATCCAATCTTCTTGCTTAAAAAATAAGGGATTTGTCAATACAATACATCCAATTATAGGATTAATATTTAATTTATCCTTCCTGTAATTTAAAATCATTCTCCTAAATTCATCATATGTATCACACCCATTCCTATTGTAGAAAGTATCCCAAGCCACAGACATTGGTAAAAAAGTATGGCTTGAAAAAAATCCAACACCGCCTATTGCATTGAGTGGACTTTTTAATTTGAATAAAAAAGGTGCTCCAGATTGCAATAATTTAAAACTAACGGTGCCACCTGGCTGCCAGAAATTAATATCCTCTGGATTGATCTTTGAAAGATATTTAAACCAATTATTATCGGTCACTCCTAAATAGAACTTCATAAACAAAGTTTAAAAAAGCTATGCAATTGGCTTTTCCTTTAAAAATCAAGTCACTGGTTATTCTTGTATTTTGATAACAATCAGTTTCATTTAGTTTGATGTTACGAAATAAGTTTAAAATACGTTGACCAGGATTGGATTTATCGGTTACTTCATTCAGCCAAAAGGCTGTCTCTATTGCCTCTTGTTGTGCAAAGAATAGCTTCATTGTTGCATGTCTTTATGTATTCTTAAACCAAAAACTTAATAATTCCTTAGTAACTCTTGAGGTGTTTGGATAAGTATCCCTCCAAATCCCCACTTCTTTCCGGCAAAGGTTAATGATATGGGTATTATACTCCTCCGGATTATCATTCCAATCAAATACCTCCTTCTGCCCTTTTTGTCTTGTTGGGATTACTGCTGAATCGGCTTTAAATATCCTCCTGCCTTCCCTTATTAGACTATAATCCAAACTGCCTTCGCTGTCGGTATCATAATGGAGTTTGGGCTCCTCGTAAGGGCTGTTTAGGATAGGGTTGTCGGACGCCATTTTTAAGTCAGGTCAGTATAAGAGGGCTAAAATACAATAAAAACTTAAAAAAGCCCTCATTTTTGAAGCCAAGCCCATTTAGATCTCTTTGTCTGTTGGTACTTACTAATTCCCAATATTCATCTTTCTCTCCATCATTAGTTTAAAATAACCTCCAAAAAGTCCATTGCAAATATCTGTATCCTGAATTGCAAAGCCCATAATCTCGTCGACTTTTAAGTCAATATTATGTTTCTCGATTTCTAGTTACAAATGACTATAAAAAGTATCGAAACAAAAACAAAATTGAACTTGATTAATTCCTATTTGAAAATGATCAAACAACCTTGAAGGATGAATAAATGTAT from Saprospiraceae bacterium carries:
- a CDS encoding nucleotide pyrophosphohydrolase, which encodes MKSEINEIITRIKSFRDERDWEQFHDAKNLAISLNVESSELLEVFLWKSVEEADIEKIKIELADVFYNAFLLADTYGFDIKEIIFDKLKINELNYPVEKYKGSNKKHDDL
- a CDS encoding MvaI/BcnI restriction endonuclease family protein; amino-acid sequence: MNLTNLIKLYSDKGCNKVYVKTLAANDNSKNQVYLGGNFEVLNIFPIRNITQEDVGDWSRERFKTGLDFFWIDEDGQTYPAPYSQLILYPKYPEVRFSGFLKGCKNAPSDLMANRIVNRLLFFGVDNDGKILGYVTSPGSALAKEFNSTPNLEIEGVFRVFNIQKGKLQRDSKDQLLGELKRIHNKGWIKSKRLGSDKGILPCESSNCGGYTLEAELGITPNGYSEPDFLGWEVKQFGVANFSSLKNAVITLMTPEPTSGFYVSQGVEAFIRKFGYIDKRGREDRMNFGGIYKAGKFHPATKLTLNVRGFNAETGIMTDPTGSIALITENEVEAATWSFSSLLKHWNKKHAKASYVPSRTQKEPARSYSYGGQIILGTGTDFTLFLKQMALGNIYYDPGIKLENMSTKPKTKRRSQFRIKSLYLPELYRINEIVDLIKE
- the dcm gene encoding DNA (cytosine-5-)-methyltransferase; protein product: MARRKEKPTYSGIKKQLQITSGKVFDLGLDSFTHYLHNQTHGGSDCFKEKAEKYLSKRFDILSLTEEPDFQYLIPFHWDVPFPPLSNPKFSFIDLFAGIGGFRIAFTKAGGKCVFTSEWDTNSQKTYEANFGEVPFGDITQILEKDIPDHDILLGGFPCQPFSIAGVSKKNSLGKKHGFADETQGTLFYDIVRILKARRPKAFLLENVKNLKSHDKGRTYKIIIEALKELNYIVFDQIIDAKHYVPQHRERIFIAGFNKDFFDDSIIFKFPEPPEQALKIRDILEKKPDPKYTLTDNLWKYLQNYAIKHKAQGNGFGFGLVDLDGITRTLSARYYKDGSEILIPQGKGKNPRRLTPEECKNLMGYPDNFIIRKIGVSDTQLYRQFGNSVAVPVVSAVAKKMIAFINQNMNTTKQSSVKYSIPTL
- a CDS encoding HNH endonuclease — encoded protein: MKFYLGVTDNNWFKYLSKINPEDINFWQPGGTVSFKLLQSGAPFLFKLKSPLNAIGGVGFFSSHTFLPMSVAWDTFYNRNGCDTYDEFRRMILNYRKDKLNINPIIGCIVLTNPLFFKQEDWIETPVDWGKSIVQGKSYDTNDIVGKNIWARVEKLLEKYLYINPVDEGKSQFLLEESSTPAYGNSVLTKVRLGQGAFRVLVTDAYSRRCSITGEKTLPVLEAAHIKPYAESGPHFISNGILLRSDMHKLFDGGYLTITNEHKVEISSRIKEEFQNGKEYYQYHGKELLFLPNREIDKPNGQYIDWHNNKIYRG